One Pantoea trifolii DNA segment encodes these proteins:
- the ispF gene encoding 2-C-methyl-D-erythritol 2,4-cyclodiphosphate synthase: MRIGHGFDVHAFGGEGPLVIGGVRIPFEHGFIAHSDGDVALHALTDALLGAVAMGDIGKLFPDTDPAFKGADSRGLLREAWRRIQLKGYRIGNVDVTIIAQAPKMLPHVPQMRVNIAEDLGCHMDDVNVKATTTEKLGFTGRGEGIACEAVALLIKADQA, translated from the coding sequence ATGCGTATCGGTCACGGTTTTGACGTTCACGCTTTTGGCGGCGAAGGTCCGTTAGTGATTGGCGGGGTGCGTATTCCCTTCGAACACGGTTTTATTGCCCATTCTGATGGTGACGTGGCGCTGCATGCGTTGACGGATGCTTTACTCGGCGCGGTGGCGATGGGCGATATCGGCAAATTATTCCCGGATACCGATCCGGCGTTTAAAGGCGCTGACAGCCGCGGTTTACTGCGTGAAGCCTGGCGTCGTATTCAGCTGAAAGGCTATCGCATCGGTAACGTCGATGTGACCATCATTGCGCAGGCACCGAAAATGTTGCCGCATGTGCCGCAGATGCGCGTCAATATCGCCGAAGATCTCGGTTGCCATATGGACGACGTCAACGTTAAAGCCACCACCACCGAAAAGCTGGGCTTTACCGGTCGTGGCGAAGGCATTGCCTGTGAAGCGGTGGCGCTACTGATAAAGGCCGATCAGGCATGA
- the mutS gene encoding DNA mismatch repair protein MutS yields MDFSGHTPMMQQYLRLKADHPDILLFYRMGDFYELFYDDAKRASQLLEISLTKRGASAGEPIPMAGVPYHAVEGYLAKLVQLGESVAICEQIGDPALSKGPVERKVVRIVTPGTISDEALLQERQDNLLAAIFQSQRGFGYATLDISSGRFRLSEPGDLETMAAELQRTNPAELLYPEDFQAMTLIDQRRGLRRRPLWEYEIDTARQQLNLQFGTRDLNGFGVEQAHLALRAAGCLLQYVKDTQRTSLPHIRSLSMERQQDSVIMDAATRRNLEITQNLAGGIENTLAAILDKTVTPMGSRMLKRWLHMPLRDVTTIARRQESIAELQSLSQELQPILRQVGDLERILARLALRTARPRDLARMRHAFQQLPELNQQLEGVEATQLIHLRSQMGEFNELRELLEKAIIESPPVLVRDGGVIAPGYNAELDEWRALADGATDYLDRLEIREREKLGLDTLKVGFNAIHGYYIQVSRGQSHLVPIHYVRRQTLKNAERYIIPELKEYEDKVLTSKGKALALEKGLYDELFDRLLPHLEALQTSAAALSELDVLANLAERAWTLNYCRPVLQEKAGIRITAGRHPVVEQVLKEPFIANPLSLSPQRRMLIITGPNMGGKSTYMRQTALIALMAWIGSYVPAEETVIGPIDRIFTRVGAADDLASGRSTFMVEMTETANILHNATENSLVLMDEIGRGTSTYDGLSLAWACAENLANRIKAMTLFATHYFELTTLPEKMEGVVNVHLDAVEHGDTIAFMHSVQDGAASKSYGLAVAALAGVPKEVIKRARNKLKELEALSGSSAASTVEGSQMQLLVAETSPAVDALEALDPDSLTPKQALEWIYRLKTLV; encoded by the coding sequence ATGGACTTTAGTGGCCATACGCCGATGATGCAGCAATACCTGCGCCTGAAGGCCGATCATCCTGACATCCTGCTGTTTTACCGCATGGGCGATTTCTACGAGCTGTTTTACGATGATGCGAAACGCGCTTCACAGCTATTAGAGATCTCCCTGACCAAACGCGGCGCTTCTGCCGGTGAACCGATCCCGATGGCGGGCGTGCCTTACCATGCGGTTGAAGGCTATCTGGCGAAACTGGTCCAGCTTGGCGAATCGGTGGCGATCTGTGAACAGATTGGCGATCCGGCCTTGAGCAAAGGCCCGGTTGAGCGAAAAGTGGTGCGTATCGTTACACCCGGCACCATCAGCGATGAAGCCCTGCTGCAAGAGCGCCAGGATAACTTGCTCGCCGCTATCTTCCAGAGCCAACGTGGTTTTGGTTATGCAACGCTGGACATCAGTTCTGGCCGCTTCCGCCTGAGTGAACCCGGCGATCTGGAGACGATGGCAGCAGAACTGCAGCGCACCAATCCAGCTGAACTGCTCTATCCCGAAGATTTCCAGGCCATGACGTTGATCGATCAACGCCGTGGCCTGCGTCGCCGTCCGCTGTGGGAATATGAAATCGATACGGCGCGCCAGCAGCTGAACCTGCAATTTGGCACCCGCGACTTAAATGGTTTTGGCGTTGAGCAGGCGCATCTGGCGCTACGCGCTGCAGGATGCCTGCTGCAATATGTCAAAGACACGCAACGTACTTCGCTGCCGCATATTCGCTCGCTGAGCATGGAGCGCCAGCAGGATAGCGTGATCATGGATGCTGCTACGCGCCGCAACCTGGAAATTACGCAGAATCTGGCTGGCGGCATTGAAAACACGCTGGCGGCGATCCTGGATAAAACCGTTACGCCAATGGGCAGCCGTATGCTGAAACGCTGGCTGCATATGCCGCTGCGTGATGTCACGACTATTGCTCGCCGTCAGGAGTCTATTGCCGAACTGCAATCGCTCAGTCAGGAACTGCAGCCGATACTGCGTCAGGTGGGCGATCTTGAGCGTATTCTGGCGCGACTGGCACTGCGCACCGCGCGCCCACGCGATTTGGCACGTATGCGACATGCCTTCCAGCAGTTGCCAGAGTTGAACCAGCAACTGGAAGGCGTTGAAGCTACCCAATTAATTCATCTGCGCTCTCAGATGGGTGAATTTAACGAACTGCGTGAGTTGCTGGAAAAGGCAATAATTGAATCGCCGCCGGTGCTGGTACGTGACGGTGGCGTGATCGCTCCGGGATACAACGCTGAGCTCGACGAATGGCGTGCGCTGGCCGATGGCGCTACCGATTATCTTGATCGTCTGGAAATTCGTGAACGCGAAAAACTCGGTCTGGATACGCTGAAAGTTGGCTTTAACGCGATTCATGGCTACTACATTCAGGTCAGTCGTGGTCAAAGCCATCTGGTGCCGATTCACTATGTTCGTCGCCAGACGCTGAAGAATGCTGAACGCTATATCATTCCTGAACTGAAAGAGTATGAAGACAAGGTTCTGACGTCGAAAGGTAAAGCGCTGGCGCTGGAAAAAGGCCTTTACGATGAACTCTTTGACCGCCTGCTACCGCATCTTGAAGCCCTGCAAACCAGTGCGGCTGCACTCTCTGAACTGGACGTGTTAGCGAACCTGGCCGAACGCGCCTGGACACTGAACTATTGCCGTCCGGTGCTGCAAGAAAAAGCGGGCATCCGTATTACTGCGGGCCGCCATCCGGTGGTCGAACAAGTATTGAAAGAGCCGTTTATCGCTAACCCGCTTTCACTCTCACCGCAGCGTCGCATGCTGATCATCACCGGTCCCAATATGGGCGGTAAAAGTACCTATATGCGTCAGACAGCGTTGATTGCACTGATGGCGTGGATTGGCAGCTATGTGCCAGCGGAAGAGACCGTCATCGGTCCAATCGATCGCATCTTCACGCGCGTCGGTGCCGCTGATGATCTGGCTTCCGGACGCTCAACCTTTATGGTGGAGATGACGGAAACCGCCAACATCCTGCATAACGCCACCGAAAACAGTCTGGTACTGATGGATGAAATCGGACGCGGCACCTCAACTTATGATGGTTTGTCGCTGGCATGGGCCTGTGCTGAAAATCTGGCGAACCGCATTAAAGCCATGACACTGTTCGCCACCCACTATTTCGAGCTGACCACGCTGCCAGAAAAAATGGAAGGCGTCGTAAATGTGCATTTGGATGCGGTCGAACACGGCGACACCATCGCCTTTATGCACAGCGTGCAGGATGGCGCTGCGAGCAAAAGTTATGGTCTCGCGGTGGCGGCGCTGGCGGGCGTGCCGAAGGAAGTGATTAAGCGCGCACGTAACAAACTGAAGGAGCTGGAAGCGTTATCTGGCAGCTCTGCCGCATCCACGGTGGAAGGTTCGCAAATGCAGTTGCTGGTGGCGGAAACCTCACCGGCGGTTGATGCTCTTGAGGCGCTGGACCCTGACAGCTTAACGCCGAAGCAAGCGCTGGAATGGATCTATCGCTTGAAAACGCTGGTGTAG
- the nlpD gene encoding murein hydrolase activator NlpD, with protein MGSTAFQLRRLAALSLVGFWLAGCSSGDNTQAPISQIGGNSGDSGIASAPSGGMISSQNSAVPAMPRGGMLSGGTPSAQPSGGMVSDNNNVATENGRIVYNRNYGNIPKGSYGGETYTVKRGDTLFYIAWITGNDFRDLAQRNNIAAPYGLNAGQTLQVGNGNGQTITGGNAITVADATQGGVPVTPSQTQIKSTPVAQQPVITYSDDSGNSSGSKLLPSKGANNVATTTAPVVAPPTVSSTTNSTTPVGSWRWPTDGKIIDNFSAAEGGNKGIDIAGSRGQPVVATASGRVVYAGNALRGYGNLIIIKHNDDYLSAYAHNDSMLVREQQEVKAGQKIATMGSTGTSSVRLHFEIRYKGKSVNPLRYLPQR; from the coding sequence ATGGGAAGCACAGCATTTCAATTACGCCGTTTGGCGGCACTTTCTTTGGTAGGTTTTTGGCTGGCGGGCTGTAGTTCTGGCGATAATACACAGGCACCCATTAGCCAGATTGGTGGTAACAGCGGCGATAGCGGTATAGCTTCAGCCCCAAGTGGCGGCATGATCTCTTCGCAAAACAGCGCTGTGCCTGCGATGCCGCGTGGCGGAATGTTAAGTGGCGGCACACCATCAGCGCAACCGTCAGGTGGAATGGTAAGTGACAATAACAATGTGGCCACAGAAAATGGTCGCATTGTGTACAATCGCAATTATGGGAATATTCCTAAAGGTAGTTACGGCGGTGAAACCTATACCGTAAAGCGTGGCGATACCTTGTTCTATATTGCCTGGATTACCGGCAACGATTTCCGCGATTTGGCACAGCGTAACAACATCGCAGCCCCGTATGGCTTGAATGCTGGGCAAACGCTGCAGGTGGGCAACGGCAACGGCCAAACCATCACCGGTGGAAACGCTATCACCGTGGCTGATGCAACACAGGGCGGCGTGCCGGTTACCCCGAGCCAGACGCAAATTAAATCCACCCCTGTTGCACAGCAACCTGTTATTACGTATTCTGATGATTCGGGTAATTCGTCGGGTAGCAAGTTGCTGCCGTCGAAAGGAGCAAATAATGTGGCAACGACCACAGCTCCGGTTGTCGCACCACCTACAGTCAGCAGCACGACAAACAGCACAACTCCAGTGGGAAGCTGGCGTTGGCCGACTGATGGGAAGATCATCGATAACTTCTCCGCTGCGGAAGGCGGAAACAAAGGTATCGATATCGCCGGTTCGCGTGGACAACCTGTTGTCGCCACAGCTTCGGGAAGAGTGGTGTACGCAGGCAACGCGCTCCGTGGGTACGGTAATTTAATCATCATCAAACACAATGATGACTACCTGAGCGCCTACGCCCACAACGACTCTATGCTGGTCCGGGAACAACAGGAAGTTAAGGCGGGGCAAAAAATCGCTACCATGGGTAGCACCGGTACCAGTTCAGTACGATTGCACTTTGAAATTCGTTACAAGGGGAAATCCGTAAACCCGTTGCGTTATTTACCGCAGCGATAA
- the truD gene encoding tRNA pseudouridine(13) synthase TruD, translating to MSELHYLHGVPAATGVIKANPEDFVVIEDLGYPYDGEGEQLLVRIRKIGCNTRFVAEAIAKFLGVPVRDLSYAGMKDRHAITEQTLCFRVPGNGMPNLAGFQLEGVEILQVIRHKRKLRTGALAGNAFRLVVRQISDRREVDARLQQIQQRGVPNYFGEQRFGRGGNNLTQAKQWAKETFRPRDRNMKGLLLSATRSHLFNQVTSARLQRDGALDVVQVGDAVQLAGRGSWFVAQAEELPDVQQRVDNHQLRITAPLPGRGDPGPEGDALLFEQQSLAGAEELITLLERERVDAARRAMLVVPKDLRWEWWDDMTLEMQFWLPAGSFATSVVRELLQQEGNDADIAE from the coding sequence ATGAGTGAGCTGCATTACCTGCACGGCGTGCCCGCAGCCACCGGCGTTATCAAAGCCAATCCCGAAGATTTTGTGGTGATTGAAGATCTCGGCTATCCCTACGATGGCGAAGGCGAGCAGCTGCTGGTGCGCATCCGTAAAATTGGCTGCAATACGCGCTTTGTCGCCGAGGCCATTGCCAAATTTCTTGGCGTACCGGTGCGCGATCTCAGCTACGCCGGCATGAAAGATCGTCATGCGATCACCGAGCAAACGCTCTGTTTCCGTGTGCCCGGCAATGGCATGCCGAATCTGGCGGGATTCCAGCTGGAAGGCGTTGAGATCCTGCAGGTAATTCGCCACAAGCGTAAACTGCGTACCGGCGCGCTGGCGGGCAATGCGTTCCGCTTAGTGGTGCGTCAGATTTCCGATCGCCGTGAAGTCGACGCACGTTTGCAGCAGATTCAACAGCGCGGGGTGCCGAACTACTTTGGTGAGCAGCGCTTTGGTCGCGGCGGCAATAACCTGACGCAGGCGAAACAGTGGGCGAAGGAGACATTCCGTCCGCGCGATCGCAATATGAAAGGTTTGCTGTTGTCAGCGACCCGCAGCCATCTGTTTAATCAGGTGACCAGCGCGCGTTTGCAGCGTGATGGCGCTCTGGACGTGGTGCAGGTGGGCGATGCGGTGCAGCTGGCCGGACGCGGCAGCTGGTTTGTGGCGCAGGCGGAAGAGTTGCCTGACGTACAGCAGCGCGTTGATAATCACCAACTGCGTATCACTGCGCCGCTGCCTGGGCGTGGCGATCCGGGTCCAGAAGGTGACGCGTTGCTTTTTGAGCAACAGAGCCTGGCAGGCGCAGAAGAATTGATTACACTGCTTGAGCGCGAGCGCGTTGATGCCGCGCGTCGTGCAATGCTGGTGGTGCCAAAGGATTTGCGCTGGGAATGGTGGGACGATATGACGCTGGAGATGCAGTTCTGGCTGCCCGCCGGCAGTTTTGCCACCAGCGTGGTGCGTGAGCTTCTCCAACAAGAAGGTAACGATGCGGATATTGCTGAGTAA
- a CDS encoding GolD/DthD family dehydrogenase gives MTTLFSLQNKVAIVTGAASGIGYAIARCLSSAGAQVAMVDRAEEVKSVANEMDNPARGYVFDLANVEALGELVEQIHQDFGRIDILVNNAGIGMLEAVGEVQLASWNTTMLINMTAPFFLAQHCARYMKAQGFGRLINIASQASVIALNEHAAYCTSKSGMVSFTRVLAAELGPFGITANAISPTVVETELGKRYWHGERAEQMKSKIPSRRFATPDEVASTVLYLSSNEAAMVNGENLVIDGGYSVI, from the coding sequence ATGACAACACTATTTTCACTGCAAAATAAAGTCGCCATTGTCACCGGCGCCGCATCGGGAATTGGCTACGCTATTGCTCGCTGTTTAAGTTCTGCGGGCGCGCAAGTCGCGATGGTTGATCGCGCAGAAGAGGTCAAATCGGTTGCCAACGAGATGGACAATCCTGCGCGAGGTTACGTTTTCGATCTGGCTAACGTCGAGGCGCTTGGCGAGCTGGTAGAGCAAATCCATCAGGATTTTGGCCGTATCGATATTCTGGTCAATAACGCCGGTATTGGCATGCTGGAAGCCGTCGGCGAAGTGCAACTCGCCAGCTGGAATACCACGATGTTGATTAACATGACCGCGCCATTCTTCCTCGCTCAGCATTGTGCCCGCTATATGAAGGCACAAGGTTTTGGCCGCTTGATTAATATCGCCTCACAGGCCAGCGTCATTGCGCTCAATGAGCACGCGGCATACTGCACCAGCAAATCAGGCATGGTTTCTTTTACGCGCGTGTTGGCAGCAGAGTTGGGGCCGTTTGGCATTACCGCCAATGCCATTTCACCTACGGTAGTTGAGACGGAATTAGGTAAGCGTTACTGGCATGGGGAGCGAGCCGAGCAGATGAAATCAAAAATTCCTTCGCGACGTTTTGCCACGCCAGACGAAGTCGCGAGCACAGTGCTGTATCTCAGCAGCAATGAAGCGGCCATGGTCAATGGTGAGAATTTAGTGATTGATGGGGGATATAGCGTGATTTAA
- a CDS encoding protein-L-isoaspartate(D-aspartate) O-methyltransferase has product MVNRRIETLLEQLRAQGIHDEHLLKAIADVPRERFIDEAFEHKAWENVALPIGNGQTISQPYMVARMTALLELTPESRVLEIGTGSGYQTAILAHLVNHVYSVERIKGLQWQAKRRLKQLDLHNISTRHGDGWQGWATRGPFDAIIVTAAPPEIPTLLIAQLGDGGKMVLPVGEDQQVLKRLRRQGDELIEEIIEPVRFVPLVQGDLA; this is encoded by the coding sequence ATGGTGAATCGCCGCATCGAAACGCTTTTGGAGCAACTGCGCGCGCAGGGCATTCATGATGAACACCTGCTGAAAGCCATTGCCGATGTGCCGCGCGAGCGTTTTATCGATGAGGCGTTTGAACATAAAGCCTGGGAAAACGTCGCGCTGCCCATTGGCAACGGCCAGACTATCTCTCAGCCTTACATGGTGGCGCGCATGACCGCCTTGTTAGAGCTCACGCCGGAATCGCGCGTGCTGGAAATCGGCACCGGTTCTGGCTATCAGACCGCTATTCTGGCGCATCTGGTTAATCATGTTTATTCCGTCGAACGCATCAAGGGTTTGCAGTGGCAGGCTAAGCGCCGCCTCAAGCAACTCGATCTGCACAATATTTCTACCCGACATGGCGATGGCTGGCAGGGCTGGGCAACGCGTGGCCCGTTTGATGCCATTATCGTGACCGCCGCACCACCTGAAATTCCGACTTTACTGATAGCGCAATTAGGTGACGGCGGCAAAATGGTGCTGCCGGTTGGTGAGGATCAGCAGGTGTTGAAGCGTTTGCGTCGTCAGGGCGATGAATTAATTGAAGAAATCATCGAGCCCGTACGCTTTGTGCCGTTGGTTCAGGGCGATCTGGCCTGA
- the surE gene encoding 5'/3'-nucleotidase SurE produces the protein MRILLSNDDGIHAPGIQTLARALREFAEVQVVAPDRNRSGASNSLTLETPLRTFTHENGDIAVQMGTPTDCVFLGVNKLMQPRPDIVVSGINAGPNLGDDVIYSGTVAAAMEGRHLGLPALAVSLNGHQHYDTAASITCTLLRALSRAPLRTGRILNINVPDLPLAEIKGFRITRCGSRHPADQVICTEDPRGQPLYWIGPPGQKLDAGPDTDFAAVDAGYVSLTALHVDLTAHAAQEVLSDWLIQAEVKLAW, from the coding sequence ATGCGGATATTGCTGAGTAACGATGATGGAATTCATGCGCCGGGTATTCAGACGCTGGCGCGTGCTTTACGTGAGTTTGCCGAGGTGCAGGTTGTCGCGCCCGATCGCAATCGTAGCGGCGCATCAAATTCGTTAACGCTGGAAACGCCGCTGCGTACTTTTACGCACGAAAATGGTGATATCGCGGTGCAGATGGGCACGCCAACTGACTGCGTGTTCCTCGGCGTCAACAAGCTGATGCAGCCGCGTCCCGACATCGTGGTGTCCGGCATTAATGCCGGTCCGAATCTTGGCGACGATGTGATTTACTCCGGTACCGTCGCTGCGGCGATGGAAGGGCGCCATCTGGGCTTGCCTGCACTCGCCGTCTCGCTCAACGGACATCAGCATTACGACACCGCCGCATCCATCACCTGTACGCTGTTACGCGCGCTATCGCGAGCTCCGCTGCGTACTGGCCGCATTCTCAATATCAACGTGCCGGATTTGCCGTTAGCGGAGATCAAAGGTTTCCGCATTACCCGCTGCGGCAGTCGTCATCCCGCCGATCAGGTTATCTGCACCGAAGATCCGCGCGGCCAACCGCTTTACTGGATTGGCCCGCCGGGGCAAAAGCTGGATGCTGGTCCGGATACCGATTTCGCTGCGGTGGATGCGGGCTATGTTTCGCTGACCGCGTTGCATGTGGATTTGACCGCGCATGCAGCACAAGAGGTATTAAGTGACTGGCTGATCCAGGCAGAGGTAAAACTCGCATGGTGA
- a CDS encoding MFS transporter, with amino-acid sequence MSVQSRSTKSQYSRVVFGMPISLLWGYIAMAIFMTGDGIELAHLSRYLYDLGYGEKQVSLVFTVYALTAAVSSWLSGAVSEIYGPKKIMLTGAIWWMVLHAIFVYFGVSENNFTWMLVSYTLRGFAYPLFFYGFYVLVVQRTPEHRLASATGWIWSMFTIGYGITASFLSGLLVPEIGFINTLWLSLLFAGVGGVIIFLTVKNQSEENLNSEGVSRKEKLREISRGITLIFEDRSMFFALITRILCNVALFGLPVFMPIYFTRELGFSTKEWATIWGVFFLVQPLTNVLWGIIGDRIGWIFQMRWFGFFGCTITTAAFYYLPSLFPGNLALAIVCALLLALTLTSFVPMGAIFPMLAPQHKGAAVSVQNLGGGFGNLIGPAVAALMFGLSFEIKHVIITFSLLYFSGGVMTFFIRNPQPRLERNVPLKTTATESE; translated from the coding sequence ATGAGTGTGCAAAGCAGAAGTACAAAGTCACAATACTCCAGAGTGGTTTTCGGAATGCCAATATCTCTGCTATGGGGATATATTGCGATGGCCATCTTCATGACCGGCGATGGCATCGAACTGGCTCATCTCTCCCGATATCTCTACGATCTCGGCTATGGAGAAAAACAAGTTTCATTAGTTTTCACCGTTTATGCGTTAACTGCAGCAGTTTCAAGTTGGCTTTCCGGTGCCGTCAGTGAAATTTATGGCCCGAAGAAAATCATGCTCACCGGTGCTATTTGGTGGATGGTGTTACATGCCATATTCGTTTATTTTGGCGTAAGTGAAAATAACTTTACCTGGATGTTGGTTAGTTATACGTTGCGCGGCTTCGCTTATCCGCTGTTCTTTTATGGATTCTATGTATTAGTAGTGCAGCGCACGCCTGAGCATCGACTTGCCTCCGCAACCGGCTGGATATGGTCGATGTTTACCATTGGTTATGGCATCACGGCTTCCTTCCTTTCCGGCCTTCTGGTGCCTGAAATTGGATTCATCAATACGCTTTGGCTTTCACTGCTGTTTGCTGGAGTGGGTGGCGTGATTATATTCCTTACGGTTAAAAATCAGAGTGAAGAAAATCTAAATAGCGAAGGCGTTAGCCGCAAAGAAAAGTTACGTGAAATATCACGTGGAATAACCTTAATCTTTGAAGATCGCAGTATGTTCTTTGCACTGATAACGCGCATCTTATGTAATGTGGCATTATTTGGTTTGCCGGTGTTTATGCCGATCTACTTTACCCGTGAATTAGGTTTTTCTACTAAAGAGTGGGCGACTATCTGGGGCGTGTTTTTCCTCGTGCAACCTTTAACCAATGTACTTTGGGGCATTATTGGCGATCGTATTGGCTGGATTTTTCAAATGCGCTGGTTTGGCTTCTTCGGATGCACGATTACCACTGCCGCTTTCTATTATTTACCCTCGCTTTTCCCTGGCAATCTGGCGTTGGCCATCGTCTGCGCGCTGTTATTAGCTTTAACACTCACTTCCTTTGTGCCGATGGGAGCGATATTCCCGATGCTGGCGCCGCAACATAAAGGCGCGGCTGTCTCGGTACAAAATCTGGGCGGTGGTTTCGGCAATCTAATTGGCCCGGCGGTTGCTGCACTGATGTTCGGTCTGTCATTTGAAATCAAGCACGTGATTATTACTTTCTCTCTGCTCTATTTTTCCGGCGGCGTGATGACATTCTTTATTCGTAATCCCCAACCAAGGTTAGAGCGTAACGTACCGTTGAAGACAACAGCTACCGAATCCGAATAA
- the rpoS gene encoding RNA polymerase sigma factor RpoS translates to MNQNTLKVNDLHEDAEFEENNGAEVFDEKALVENEPGDNNDVAEEELLSQGATQRVLDATQLYLGEIGYSPLLTAEEEVFFARRALRGDIPSRRRMIESNLRLVVKIARRYSNRGLALLDLIEEGNLGLIRAVEKFDPERGFRFSTYATWWIRQTIERAIMNQTRTIRLPIHIVKELNVYLRTARELSHKLDHEPSAEEIAEQLDKPVDDVSRMLRLNERITSVDTPLGGDSEKALLDILADEKDNGPEDTTQDDDMKQSIVKWLFELNAKQREVLARRFGLLGYEAATLEDVGREIGLTRERVRQIQVEGLRRLREILQTQGLNIEALFRE, encoded by the coding sequence ATGAACCAGAATACGCTGAAAGTTAACGATTTACATGAAGATGCGGAATTCGAGGAAAACAACGGAGCTGAGGTTTTTGATGAGAAGGCTCTCGTTGAGAACGAACCTGGTGATAACAACGACGTAGCGGAAGAAGAGCTGTTGTCACAGGGTGCGACGCAACGCGTTTTGGATGCGACGCAGCTTTACCTCGGCGAGATTGGTTATTCACCGCTGCTGACGGCAGAAGAAGAAGTCTTCTTTGCGCGCCGTGCACTGCGGGGTGACATTCCTTCTCGTCGCCGCATGATTGAAAGTAACTTACGCTTGGTAGTAAAGATTGCCCGTCGTTACAGCAATCGTGGTCTGGCGCTGCTGGATCTGATTGAAGAGGGCAATCTCGGCTTGATTCGCGCCGTAGAGAAGTTTGACCCAGAACGTGGGTTCCGTTTCTCAACTTACGCCACGTGGTGGATTCGTCAGACAATTGAACGGGCGATCATGAATCAAACCCGTACCATCCGTCTGCCAATTCACATCGTTAAAGAGTTAAATGTTTACCTGCGTACCGCGCGTGAACTTTCGCACAAGCTTGATCATGAGCCAAGTGCTGAAGAGATTGCCGAGCAGCTAGACAAGCCTGTTGATGACGTGAGCCGTATGCTGCGTCTCAATGAGCGCATTACCTCGGTCGATACACCTTTGGGTGGCGATTCCGAAAAAGCGCTGCTGGATATCCTGGCCGATGAGAAAGACAACGGTCCGGAAGACACCACGCAAGACGATGATATGAAACAGAGCATCGTTAAGTGGTTGTTTGAACTGAATGCCAAGCAGCGTGAAGTGTTGGCGCGTCGTTTCGGCCTGTTAGGCTATGAAGCGGCAACGCTGGAAGATGTAGGTCGTGAAATCGGGTTGACCCGTGAACGCGTACGTCAGATCCAGGTGGAAGGACTGCGTCGTCTGCGTGAGATTCTGCAGACGCAAGGTTTGAACATCGAAGCACTGTTTCGCGAATAA